The window ATCGCGGCGCCGGGCCAGTTCATCGCCACCAATATCGGCGGCACCTTCGCGCTGCTGGAAGCGGCGCGCGCCTGGTGGCAGTGCCTGCCGGAGCCGGAGCGCGCCGATTTCCGCTTCCTGCATGTGTCCACCGATGAAGTGTATGGCTCGCTCGGCGCGGACCAACCGGCATTCACCGAGCGTTCGGCGTATGCGCCGAACAGCCCGTATGCCGCCTCCAAGGCCGCGTCCGACCATCTGGTGCGGGCCAGCTTTCACACCTATGGCTTGCCGACCCTGACCAGCAATTGCTCGAATAATTACGGCCCCTACCAATTCCCCGAAAAGCTCATCCCGCTGATGATCGCCACGGCCCTGGCCGGGCACGCGCTGCCGGTGTACGGCGACGGCATGCAGGTGCGCGACTGGCTGTACGTGGGCGACCATTGCGCGGCGCTGCGGTGCATACTGGCGGCAGGCCATCCTGGAGAGGTGTATAACGTGGGAGGAGAAAACGACATGACCAATATCGACGTGGTGCGCACCCTGTGCGACTTGCTCGACGCGGCGGCGCCGGCACGCGCCAGTTATCGCCGGCAGATCACCCATGTGGCCGACCGCGCCGGCCACGACCGCCGCTACGCGGTCGACGCCGGCAAGCTGCGGCGCGAACTGGGCTGGACGCCGGCCGAGCATTTCGCCAGCGGCATCGCGCGCACCGTGCACTGGTATCTGGCGCAGCGCGCCTGGGCCGACGAGATCGCCTCGGGCGCCTACCGCGACGCCCGCTGGCCCAGCGGCGGTGCCGCATGATGGCCGCGCTGGCGCGCAAGGGAATCATCCTGGCGGGCGGCTCCGGCTCGCGCCTGTATCCGGTCACCACCAGCACCTCCAAGCAGCTGCTGCCGGTGTACGACAAGCCGATGATCTATTATCCGCTCACCACCCTGATGCTGGCGGGGATCCGCGATATCCTGTTGATCTCGACCCCGCAGGACACGCCGCGTTTTCACGACCTGCTGGGCGATGGCAGTAAATGGGGCATCAATCTGCGCTACGCGGTGCAGCCGTCGCCGGACGGCCTGGCGCAAGCCTTCCTCATCGGGCGCGCGTTTGTCGGGCAACACCCGTCGGCGCTGATCCTGGGCGACAATATCTACTATGGCCACGAACTCGATGCCAAACTGGGCAAGGCGCATGCCCACGGCGACGGCGCCACCGTGTTCGCGTATCACGTGCTCGACCCGGAACGCTATGGCGTGGTCGAATTCGGCCCGGACCAGAACGCGCTGTCGATCGAGGAAAAGCCAGCGCGGCCGAAATCGCATTACGCCGTCACCGGCCTGTATTTTTACGACAACCAGGTGTGCGACATTGCCGCCGCGATCACGCCATCGGCGCGCGGCGAGCTGGAAATCACCGATGTCAACCGCGCCTACCTGGCGGCGGGCCAGTTGCGCGTGGAAGTGATGGGGCGCGGCATGGCATGGCTCGACACGGGTACCCATGAATCCTTGCTGGAAGCCTCGCAATTCATCGCCACCATCGAAAAACGCCAGGGCCTGAAGGTCGCCGTGCCGGAAGAAGTGGCCTATCGCAAGGGATATATCGATGCCGATGCGCTCGCGGCGCTGGCCCGGCCGATCAAGGACAATGCCTACGGCCGCTATTTGTTGCACGTCTTGCATGAGCAGGTATTCTGAGGGCGCAGCCGGGCAAAGCGGGTTAGCATAAGGCCTTGCTAACTCGCCGTTCCCGCAATGCCAAAATTCTGCGCCAACCTCAGCCTGATGTTCACCGAAGTGAGCTTCCTCGACCGCTTCGCCGCCGCCCGCGCCAACGGCTTCGACGCTGTCGAATTCCTCTTCCCCTACGCGTATGAAGCGGACCAGATCGCCGAGCGCCTGGCGCGCTACGACCTGCAACTGGTGCTGCACAACCTGCCCGCGGGCGACTGGAGCGCGGGCGAGCGCGGCATGGCGTGCGATCCGCAGCGCGTCACCCAATTCCAGGACAGCGTGGCGCTGGCCCTCGACTACGCCGTCGCGCTCGGCGTGGGCCGCCTGCACTGCCTGGCCGGCAAGCTGCCGCCCGGCGTCGCACCCGAACGCGCCCACGAGACCTACGTCGCCAACCTGCGCTTCGCCGCCGCCGCAGTGGCCAGGCACGGCATCGACCTGTTGATCGAGCCGATCAACAGCTACGATATTCCCGGCTACTTCCTCACCGGCAGCGCCCAGGCCGCCGCCGTGATCGCCGAGTGCGGCGCGCCGAATCTGTTCATGCAGTACGACATCTATCACATGCAGCGCATGGAAGGCGAGCTGGCCAACACGATCCGCGCCCACCTGCCGCTGATCCGCCACATGCAGGTTGCCGACAATCCCGGCCGCCATGAACCGGGCACGGGCGAAATCAATTACCGCTATCTGTTCGCCCTGCTCGACGAACTCGGTTATGACGGCTGGGTCGGCTGCGAGTATCATCCACGCGGCGACACCGTCGCCGGCCTTCATTGGCGTAGCGCATCGAGTTAATCCATGGCAAAATAGACAACTTGATCGAAGGCATATTTCGCGAATGAAAACATCAGTGAAGTTTGACCTATAGCAAACTGCATTCAAATCATCGGCGCAAGAATGGGAACTTCTGGCAAGCCCTTCCGCGCGCGCCTGAAAGGATTTATGAACCCGCTTCGCACCCTCGCCACCTCCGCCCTTCTCGCCGCCAGCCTGTTGCTGGGCGGCTGCGTCAGCAACCAGGTCAATCTGGAAGAGGTGCGCGAATTCGCCAACGCCTCGGCCCGCCTGGGCGGCTACGCCGAACTGTCCACGCGCTACCGCGACACCTATTTGCGCGAGCAGCCCTACCTGCCGGCCGCGGCCGACAAAGTGGCCAGGGAAAACGATGCCAAGCGGCATGCCGCCTACAACGATTTCGTGACGATCCAGAAAGCCGTGGTGCTGTACATGCAAACCCTGAGCGCACTGGCCGGCGAGGGGCGCTACGATTTCACGCCCCAGATCGACAACATGGGCGCGGGCCTGACCGGGCTGGCTGAAACCACCCTTGGCCAGAAACAGGTGAGCGCCTACACCGGCCTGGCGCGCCTGCTGACGCGCGCGGTCACCTCGCACTATCAGAGGGAAAGCGTCGAGACCATGGTGCGCGAAGGCGACGCCGACGTGCGCGTGCTGCTCGAAGCGATGATCACCCTGACCGATGTGTACGCGGCGGCCAACGAAAACGAAAAGAAAACCGTGCTCGGCTTTTTCGAGGTGGCCCTGCCGCTGGCCGACCGGCCCCAGGACCGCCTGCTGTACACCCTGGCGCGCGCGCATGTGCAGGGCAAGACCAGCGAGTACCGCATGATCGACAAGCGCTTCGAGCTGGCGCGCCAGGGACTGACCAAGGTCGCGCAGGGGCACCAGAAGCTGCGCGAGAACCTCGCCACGATGTCCTCGTCCGAGATGCGCAAGATGCTGACCGCTTACGTGCGCGACCTGCGCATGATCCGTGCCGGCCTGGCCGCCGACTAAACCGACCCGAGGTGTGCTATGAAAACAGATCAAGACGGACTGGCCAGTGTGGCGGACATCATGGCGCTGGCCGCGCAATTGTCGGCCTGCGCCGCCGCCATGCATGAGCGCGCGCTGGTTGCCATCCGCACGCCCCCCGACGCCAAGCTGAGCCAGGAGGAACGCGACCATGCCTTCGCCCTGCTCGACGAGGAACTGGTGCTGCGCCAGCACGTGCATGCGCTGTACCTGGACGCCGCCCGCGCCGTGCTCAAGGGCCTGGGCCAGCCGCAGCAGCATGTGATGGCGCTGACCGCCGACGCGACCGAAAAAATCCGCAAGATCACCGCGATCGCCAATGTCACCGGGCTGGTCGCGTCCGTGGTGGCACTGGCCGGCGCGGCGGCCAGCGGCGTGCCCGGCACGGTCTCGCTCGCGCTCAAGAATGTGCAAGACCATATCAAGGCGGTCAAGGGGCAGTAGGGTGACCCGTGTAACAGATGCGTGCAACGGACGCGTGCAACGCACGCGCGAAGGCGGCACGCTTCGTGCGCGTGCGCGGGTATTCAGCGCCGCGCGAACGCGCTACACTCGATATCAGCACGCGCGCGTCCCGGTGCGGTGACGCGGCCGTGCCAACATTCACTTTCCCGAGCGTCATCATGAATGGACTGGAACCAGGGCAGCTTGCGCTCCTCAAAGCCGTCCTCGAACAGCGGCTGGCCGATCTGGCGCGCCACGATGGGGCCGAGGTGCTGTCCGGCCCGCGCGACCTGGCGGTGCAGGAGGTCGAAACCTCGCCCGCCGACAAGGCTACCGTGCGCCTGCTCAACGACCTGGCGCTGGAAGCGGCCGGCCACCACGTGGCGCAACTGCGCACGCTGCGCCAGGCGCTGGCGCGCATCGACGATGGCAGCTATGGCGAGTGCGAGGAATGCGGCAATCCGATCGGCTTTTCGCGCCTGCAGGCGCGCCCGGAAGCGCGGCTCTGCATTGCCTGCCAGACCCGCGCCGAGAAGCGCTGACGCGCGCTCGTCGCGCCAGCGGGGATGCGTGCGCTGACGCGCTCAGACCATGTGCTGCCCGCCATTGATGGCGATATTGGCGCCCGTCACGAAGGCCGCCTCTTCCGACGACAGATAGGCGACCAGGCCCGCCACTTCCTCCGGTTCGCCCAGCCGCCCCACGGGAATTTGCGGCAGGATACGGCTCGTCATCACCTCGTCCGGCACCCCGGTCACCATCTTGGTGCGCAGGTAGCCGGGCGAGATGGTGTTGACGGTGACGTTATGGCGCGCCATTTCCAGCGCCAGCGCCTTGGTGAAACCGTGCATCGCGGCCTTGGCCGCGGAATAGTTGGTCTGGCCGAAGGCGCCCTTTTGCCCGTTAACCGAGGAAATATTGATGATGCGGCCCCAGCCTTGGGCGGTCATCGGCTCGATCGCCTGCTTGGACAGGTTGAACACGCTGTCGAGATTGGTGCGCATGACCTCGAGCCAGTCGTCATGATGCATCTTGGCAAGCGTGCGGTCGCGCGTGATGCCGGCATTATTGACCAGCACGTCCAGGCGCCCCTGTTCGGACAAGAGTTTTTGCACCATCCATTCACTGTCGGCAAAGTCGCCCACGTCGGCCTTGTAGGCCGTGAAGCGATAGCCTTCATCGCGCTGCGCCGCCAGCCAGCCCTCGGGCGAACTGTTGTTTGGCGAATAGGTCGCCGCCACGCTGAAGCCGGCCCGGTGCAGGCGCTGGCAAATTGCTGTTCCCAAACCTCCCATGCCCCCGGTTACGAGAGCCACTCTTTTGATTTCCATCATGCTTTCCTGTCATCGTGGTGAAGTCCGAGCCCAAGTCTAGGGCGCTTACCGTGCGCAACATTGAGCAATATCAAAGCTTGGGGAAAGATGGTTTAAGATGATGGATATCAAGTCCATCGAGACAGGAGCATTCATGGGGTATCAGACCATCCTCGTCCACGTTGACGACAGTCCGTCCGCGTACGCGCGCATCGGCGTGGCGATCACGCTGGCCAACAGTGGCGGCGGCCATCTCATCGGCATGGCCCCGACCGGGGTCGCGCGCACCCTTCTTCCCAGCCTGCCGCCCGGCCAGAGCGACCCCACGCTGTCGCTGCACCTGGGTTTCCTGCGCGAGCAGGCGCAGGAAGCGCTGGCCGCCTTCAGCCAGCGCTGCGAGGCGGCCGCGGTGGCCTCGCACGAGGCGCGCGTCATAGACGACGACGCCGGCGGCGGCCTGTGCCTGCATGGACGGGTGGCCGACGTGGTCGTATTGAGCCAGTCCGATCCGGACCAGGGCGGACCGGGCCTGCTGGCCGACCTGCCCGCCTATGTGGTACTGCACTCCGGCAAGCCGGTGCTGATGGTGCCGTTCACCGGCGAGCGCGCCAGTGTCGGGCAGCGCGTGCTGGTGTCGTGGGATGCCAGCCGCGAGGCGGCCTGCGCGCTGCAACTGGCGCTGCCGCTGCTGCGCCACGCGGTCGCGGTCGACCTGGCGGTGTTCGATACCGGTCCCGGCAGCCACACGGCGGCCGACGCGCGCGCGGCCGATCCGCGCCCCTGGCTGGCGCGGCATGGCGTGCACGCCAATTTCGCGGTGCACGCGCTGGCGCACAAGCGCCAGCAAGTGGGCGAAGCGCTGCTGGCGCTGGCCGCCCAGAAAAATGCCGACCTGCTGGTGATGGGCGCCTATGGCCACTCGCGCGTGCGCGAAACCATCCTGGGCGGGGTCACGCGGACCTTGTTCGAGTCGATGAGCGTGCCGGTGCTGATGGCGCACTGAGCCGTTTCAGTGCCAGTCGAGTTCGCGGATGCGCGACACCTGGCGCCGCGCCATGAGCGACCATAGCTGCTGCGCCAGGGTCAGGTCGGCGCTCATGCGGCGCGGCGGCGCCAGCGCCAGTTCGCAGTCGCGGTCGGACCATTCCTCGAAGCGGATGGCGCCCCCGCGGCTCACTTCGATCACATACATCAAACCGTCGTCGTATCCGAAGCGCAAGGCCGCGCTGGCCGGTTCAGCCGCAGGCGCGGGCGCGCCGTTCCCCTTGGCCTCGGCCTTGGACCGGGTCTTGCGCGGCGCTGCGTACAGCTCGGCCAGAACAGCCGTCAGCTGGGCCTCGGTGGGCGCGGCGATGTCGCGTCCGTCCATGCTCGTCA of the Massilia violaceinigra genome contains:
- the rfbB gene encoding dTDP-glucose 4,6-dehydratase, which encodes MILVTGGAGFIGSNFILDWLAHSDEGIVNLDQLTYAGNLNNLAALRGDARHLFVRGDMGEQSLVAALLARHRPRALVHFAAESHVDRSIAAPGQFIATNIGGTFALLEAARAWWQCLPEPERADFRFLHVSTDEVYGSLGADQPAFTERSAYAPNSPYAASKAASDHLVRASFHTYGLPTLTSNCSNNYGPYQFPEKLIPLMIATALAGHALPVYGDGMQVRDWLYVGDHCAALRCILAAGHPGEVYNVGGENDMTNIDVVRTLCDLLDAAAPARASYRRQITHVADRAGHDRRYAVDAGKLRRELGWTPAEHFASGIARTVHWYLAQRAWADEIASGAYRDARWPSGGAA
- the rfbA gene encoding glucose-1-phosphate thymidylyltransferase RfbA, with translation MMAALARKGIILAGGSGSRLYPVTTSTSKQLLPVYDKPMIYYPLTTLMLAGIRDILLISTPQDTPRFHDLLGDGSKWGINLRYAVQPSPDGLAQAFLIGRAFVGQHPSALILGDNIYYGHELDAKLGKAHAHGDGATVFAYHVLDPERYGVVEFGPDQNALSIEEKPARPKSHYAVTGLYFYDNQVCDIAAAITPSARGELEITDVNRAYLAAGQLRVEVMGRGMAWLDTGTHESLLEASQFIATIEKRQGLKVAVPEEVAYRKGYIDADALAALARPIKDNAYGRYLLHVLHEQVF
- the hyi gene encoding hydroxypyruvate isomerase, giving the protein MPKFCANLSLMFTEVSFLDRFAAARANGFDAVEFLFPYAYEADQIAERLARYDLQLVLHNLPAGDWSAGERGMACDPQRVTQFQDSVALALDYAVALGVGRLHCLAGKLPPGVAPERAHETYVANLRFAAAAVARHGIDLLIEPINSYDIPGYFLTGSAQAAAVIAECGAPNLFMQYDIYHMQRMEGELANTIRAHLPLIRHMQVADNPGRHEPGTGEINYRYLFALLDELGYDGWVGCEYHPRGDTVAGLHWRSASS
- a CDS encoding TraR/DksA family transcriptional regulator, with translation MNGLEPGQLALLKAVLEQRLADLARHDGAEVLSGPRDLAVQEVETSPADKATVRLLNDLALEAAGHHVAQLRTLRQALARIDDGSYGECEECGNPIGFSRLQARPEARLCIACQTRAEKR
- the phbB gene encoding acetoacetyl-CoA reductase gives rise to the protein MEIKRVALVTGGMGGLGTAICQRLHRAGFSVAATYSPNNSSPEGWLAAQRDEGYRFTAYKADVGDFADSEWMVQKLLSEQGRLDVLVNNAGITRDRTLAKMHHDDWLEVMRTNLDSVFNLSKQAIEPMTAQGWGRIINISSVNGQKGAFGQTNYSAAKAAMHGFTKALALEMARHNVTVNTISPGYLRTKMVTGVPDEVMTSRILPQIPVGRLGEPEEVAGLVAYLSSEEAAFVTGANIAINGGQHMV
- a CDS encoding universal stress protein — its product is MGYQTILVHVDDSPSAYARIGVAITLANSGGGHLIGMAPTGVARTLLPSLPPGQSDPTLSLHLGFLREQAQEALAAFSQRCEAAAVASHEARVIDDDAGGGLCLHGRVADVVVLSQSDPDQGGPGLLADLPAYVVLHSGKPVLMVPFTGERASVGQRVLVSWDASREAACALQLALPLLRHAVAVDLAVFDTGPGSHTAADARAADPRPWLARHGVHANFAVHALAHKRQQVGEALLALAAQKNADLLVMGAYGHSRVRETILGGVTRTLFESMSVPVLMAH